A portion of the Mus pahari chromosome 17, PAHARI_EIJ_v1.1, whole genome shotgun sequence genome contains these proteins:
- the LOC110335052 gene encoding histone H3.3-like, giving the protein MPYSDGSEQNNHSSYPLKLQLQTRYWCAQYRRAAGSKEVENIHNTSVHTVAPTKQTARKSTGGKAPRKQLATKAARKSAPSTGGVKKPHHYRPGTVALREIRHYQKSTELLIRKLPFQRLVREIAQDFKTDLHFQSAAIGALQEASEACLVGLFEDINLHAIHAERVTIMPKDIQLERRIRGECA; this is encoded by the exons ATGCCCTACAGTGATGGCTCAGAACA GAACAATCACTCCAGTTATCCTCTGAAGCTTCAGCTGCAGACCAGATACTGGTGCGCCCAGTACAGGCGAGCCGCTGGCAGTAAAGAGGTAGAAAACATTCACAATACAA GTGTCCATACTGTGGCTCCTACAAAGCAAACTGCCCGCAAATCCACCGGTGGTAAAGCACCCAGGAAACAACTGGCTACAAAAGCCGCCCGCAAGAGTGCGCCCTCTACTGGAGGGGTGAAGAAACCTCATCATTACAGGCCTGGTACTGTGGCACTCCGTGAAATCAGACACTATCAGAAGTCCACTGAACTTCTGATCCGCAAGCTCCCCTTTCAGCGTCTGGTGCGAGAAATTGCTCAGGACTTCAAAACAGATCTGCACTTCCAGAGTGCAGCTATTGGTGCTTTGCAAGAGGCAAGTGAGGCCTGTCTGGTTGGCCTTTTTGAAGATATCAATCTGCATGCTATCCATGCCGAACGTGTAACAATTATGCCAAAAGATATCCAGCTAGAACGCCGCATACGCGGAGAATGTGCTTAA